From the Thermomicrobiales bacterium genome, the window CAAGCCGGGCGGACGCATCCCGGTTGATGGAGTCGTGATCAACGGCTCGGCGGCAGTGGACGAGAGCGCCATCACCGGCGAGCCGATCCCCGAGAGCAAGGCCGCCGAATCAGGCGTCTATGCTGGCACGATCGCGCTGAATGGCCTGCTGCGTGTGCGGGTGGCCGGCGTCGGCGGCGAGACGATGCTCGGGCGCATCATCGAGCGGGTCGAAGAGGCGCAAGACACCAAGGCACCCGCCCAGCGCTTCATCGAACGCTTCGCGCGCTGGTACACCCCGGCGATCATGGGGCTCAGCCTTGTGGCCTGGATCATCACCCGCAACGTCGAGCTGACCCTGACCCTGCTGGTCATCGGCTGCCCGGGCGCGCTGGTCATCTCGACGCCGGTGTCGGTCATGGCCGGCATTGGCCGGGCTGCCCGGCGCGGCATCCTGATCAAGGGCGGCGAGCATCTGGAGCAGGCCGGCAGCATTACGGCAGTCGCCTTTGACAAGACCGGCACCCTCACCGAGGGACGCCCATCGCTCACCGATGTTGTCGCGCTGCAGCCGATGACGGCCCACGCGAACCACCACAGCCTGTTGGACAACACCGGATGGGATGCTGACCAGCAGGCTGTCCTGCGCTGGGCAGCCATCGCTGAGGCGGGCTCGGAGCATCCGCTGGCCCAGCCAATTCTCGACGCCGCACCAGGCGGACCGGTCCCGAGCGCCGATGACTTCAGTGTCTACCCTGGCCGCGGCGTCGTGACGACGCACAATGGCCACACCATCGGCGTGGGTAATGCGGTCCTGATGCACGAGCTGGATGTGCCCGTCTCGCGGCAGGTTGAGACGCGCATGGAACGCCTGAAGCAGACCGGGCGCACCGCCGTCATGGTCGCTCTCGACGGCAGCCTGATCGGTATCCTCGGCATCGCCGACGCGGTGCGCCAGGATGCCGCCGCGACCGTGGCGCGGCTGCGCCAGGATGGTATCAAGCGCATCCTGATGCTGACTGGCGACGATCGTCTGACGGCGCAGGCGGTCGCCGAGCAGGTCGGTATCAGCGAGGTGCATGCCGGTCTGATGCCGGATGAGAAGCTCGAGATAATCCGCTCGCTGCAGGCCGAAGGCTACGTCGTTGCCATGGCTGGCGACGGCATCAACGACGCCCCGGCGCTCGTCGCTGCCGATGCTGGCGTCGCGATGGGTACGGCGGGAACTGATGTGGCTATCGAGACGGCTGACATTGCGCTGGTTGGCGACGATCTACGCAAGCTGCCTGAGGCGATTGGGCTGTCGCGAGCGACGGTGCGGAACATCCGCCAGAACGTGGCCGTCGCGCTCATCACGGTCGGCGCACTGCTGGGCGGCGTGCTGCTGGGCGAGGTCCACATGGCCGGTGGGATGTTCGTTCACCAGGCGTCGGTGCTGCTGGTGACCGCCAACGGCATGCGGGTGCTGCGCGGCGGTCGCAATCGCACTGTTCGCTCGCGTGGCAACGGAGCGATGCCACAGCCAGCACAGGCCGAGACGCGCGACGCACTGCCAGCGTGATGCAACCCGCGCACAAGACGCGACCCCGACCATCAAGGTCGGGGTCGCGAGCGTTCGCAGTGTCTACAGATGATCGTGCGACGCTTTACTGCAATGTCTTGATATAGGCGATGATATCAGCGATCTGCTGGTCATCGACCTGGCCCTTGAAGCTTGGCATGATCGGTGCGAAGCCTTCAACGACCTTTGCGTTCGGATCGACAATCGACTCGTGGATGTAGGCATCGTCGACGGTGACCTTCGAGCCATCGGTCAGCGTGACCTCGTGGCCGTACACACCCTTCCACGTCGGGCCAACCAGTGCCGAGCCATCGACAGAGTGGCAGGCCACGCAGCCCAGGCTGGTTGCCAGGGACTTCCCATTTTCCGCGTCACCCTCTGCCGGAGCTGCGCCGCCGGTTGTGCCCTCAGGTGCCGCCTCGGACGCCGACTCGGTCGCGGCCGCTTCAACCTGAGTGGCTACCGGAGATGCGCCAGCAGTTGAGGCACCAACGACCGACGTTGCCGGCTTGGCATCCTCGCTACTGCCGCAGGCAACCCCAACGACAAGCAGCAGTACTACGGCGAGTACCGCACATGCACGTTTCATCCCTCTATGATCCTCCGCTTCGTCCAACCCACTGCGACGCCATCACATATTTTGCTGAGCGCGTGTCCGCGCTAGTGCCCATGCCCGTGCATTTCCCATTCCACGAGCATCGCTTCCCAGTCCCGGACAGTACCGCTCTTTTCTGCAGCCAGCTTCTCGGCTGCATCTTTGCTACTGAACGCTACCACGCCCATGCCCATTGGGGTCATCAGATCGTGCGAATCGACATAGAACGCGGTAGTGCCGTCGATCCACTCGACCGAGTCGAAGTCGTGGACCCAGACGCGCCGTTCATTGAGCCCGTCATCCTGCACAGTCGCGATCATTTCGCCGATGTCATCGAAGATCATCGTTGTGCCGTCGCTCGCGACCAGGCCAGATGCGTACTTCTCTTCCGAGATGATCATATGGCATCGGCTACATGTATCCACACCGTATTTGATCTCTGGTGGCTGGTCGGCTCGTGCTTCACCACCACAGCCAGCCAGCGTTATGGCGGTCAGGACAATCAGTATGAGCAGCCCAGGCAATCGTAGCAGTCGAGTGGTCATCTCACATCCACCTTTCGGAAGATCCAGTAGCCAACTGGCAGTGGCACAATGATCCAGAGCGCAATCGCGCCGAACAGCACGGTTGTCAGTGCTGAGCCGAAGCGGTCGATTGCGTAGACGCCGGCCGGACCGAGTACCTCCAACGAGGTGTGCAGGACGTTGACACTCAGCAGCTTGTAGGCGTCGAGCGGGTTCGTCAGCGTCGCGATGAGGAGCGTCGAGGGCTGCAGGCGCATAACCAGCGAGCTACCCATCAGGCCGAGATCGCCGATGATGATGAGAACCAGCCAGATTGAGACGGCGATGCCCAGCGCAGCCGCTGTCTGCGGCGAGAAGCTGGAGATCAGGAAGCCGACGCTCAGCATCGCCAGTCCGAGCAGAATCGTCATGCCGACCAGCAGGGCGAAATCCGACGGGCTTCCGGCAGCACCGCGGGCGGCCAGCGCGACACCGGCCCAGCCGAAACCGAAGACAAGCATCAGCACGAGCGACAGCGCCGCGCCGAGGTACTTGCCGAAGAATACCTCGGCCGGTGAGACCGGCAGTGCCAGCATGTACTCCAGGCTGCGGTCCTGCCGGTCGCTGACGATCGACTGCGCGCCGATGGTCAGGCCGATCAGCGGCACCATCAGCAGCATCAGGTTCAGCAGCCCAGCCGAGCCCGCCTGCCCGGTGAGACGCCCACTCCCGGCCAGCGACCCCAGGAGAACCCGACGCTCAGCACCAGGAACACGACGGCGTACAGGATGAACCAGCGATTGCGTAGACCGGCGCGCGCCTCGCGACCGGCGATCGTCATTACTGCTGACCAGTCCATAGTCCTCGCTCCAGCTCAAAGTCATCGATCTCAACGCCACGGCGGGCGAGTGCCGAGAGCACCCGCGCCTTCTCGCGATGCTCGATCGTCACTACCAGACGCTTCCCGGAGATATCCGCCGACAGGCCCAGGCTCGCCAGCGTCTCGGCGGCCTCGGTCGCGTGGCCATTCGAGAGCGTAACGATCAGGCGCGACTCGCTGCCGGTCGCTGCCGCGAACTCCTGCGGCGTGACGATCTCTTCCAGCTGGCCGGCGCGCATCAGCAGGATGCGATCGGCCAGCGCCAGAATGTCGTCCGGTCGGTGCGATGAAAAGATGAGTGTCTTGCCGCGCTGCTTCTGCTCGCGCAGCAGATCGAGCAGTTCGGCGCGGCCAGCCGCATCCAGATTGGCGGTCGGCTCGTCCAGCAGCAGGATCGACGGGTCGCCGATCAGCGCCAGCGCGAGCGCGAGGCGCTGCTTCATGCCGCCGGAGAGCGCGCTCAGCGTCTTATCGCGAGCGTCAGCGATCCCCAGCATCTCCAGGTGCGCGAAGCCCTCGTCGGATGGTGCGCGCTTGAGCGCCGCTACGAACTCGACCATCTCGGCGACGGTCATCGCCGAGGGGGCGAGGTCCTGTGGGACGTAGCCGACCTGTCGCCGCGCCCCGCGGCCATCCCGAGCCGGGTTTGCGCCGTTGATGCGGATGTCGCCACTATAGCGCGCGACGCCGAGGAGGCAGCGCAGGATCGTCGTCTTCCCGGCGCCGTTCGGCCCCCAGAGCGCAATCGCCTCGGCGCGGTCGGCGCTGAACGACATGGCGTCGACAGCGGCGACGCGCCCGTAGCGCTTGGTGACGTTGCGGACCGCGACAACCGCGTCCGCCGATGGAATGTCCGGCTGCGGACGCGCTGCCGCGACCGGGGCTGGTGTGCTCATGGGTGCCTCCGTGGACTCATTGGGTGTAACCGCCGCGACGGGCGATCGTCGGCGAACCGACAGGATCATCCCGAGCGCCGCGCCGCCGATCAGCAGCCAGACCGCGCCGCCGACGAGCCGCTGCGAGGTTGATTGCCCAGCAATGCCCGGTAGATCGGCAATGGCCGGCGCTGCCATCAACGGCGCGTCATCGACGAAGCGGGTGCGTGGTCGAACGGCCGGGAATGCCTCAGCGGCGAAGTCGACCGCCATCGCGGCCGGGCTGGAACAGGAACAGCCGCAGCTGCGGGTGATCGTCCATCAGCGATTCGAAGAGGTGCTGCGACAGGTACGGCACATCGCCGACGCCATCGCCGTTGGCGTCGTAGCCGGCGTAGTCGCTCCAGTAGTTACCGCGCCCGTCGACCGACCAGGTGATGCCCTTCAGCTCGCCGCCACCGAGGATGGTCACGTTCTGCACATTATCAATGAAGGAGTTCTCGGTCAGTGTATTGCGCTTCACCGAGGGCATGATGCCCAGCGCGACCTCGTTGTAGGCGAAGACGTTGCCGATCCAGTAGTGCTCGATGTTCGGCTCACGCGGAGAGGTGTCGACCTGCGCACCGATGCGGTTATTGACAAAGCGGTTGGCCTCGACGGTCAGCCCGTCGACATCTTTCAGACCCAGTCCACCGCCGCTCGGCCCGTGGTTGTTCGAGAGGATGTTGCCGCGCACGATCGCGTCGCGGCTGTACATGATGTAGAGGCCGATCGAGTTCTGGGAGAGCGAGTTGTACTCGACTGTCGCGCTGTCGCTGAACATCAGGTGCAGGCCGTAGCGTCCGCCATTGAACTCGTTGTTGCGCACGATCCCGCGGTTTGAATACCAGAGGATGACATCGCGGCCATCGTCGGCCTGGTTGCCCTCGATGACCATGTCGTCGCTATACCAGACCTTGACGCCATCGCCGCGCAGGGCGATTGGCAGGGGCTTGGAGCGCACGATGTTGTCGCGCAGGATGCTGCCGGGGGATTCCTTCAGGTAGATGCCGAAGAGGCTGTCCTCGATGATGTTGTCGACGATTGTCGCATGCCCCTTCTCGACCAGAATCCCGCTGTCCTCGTGGTCGAGGGTCGTGCCGGTGCCGCGGATGATGAAGCCGCTGATGGTGACGGCCGCGCCGGTTGCGTGGATGATCGTACCTTCACCGCCGCCGTCGATCACCGGTCGGTCGATGCCGATCAGCTCGACATCGCGGTCGATCACGAGCGGGGCTGCGTAGCTGCCGCCGCGCACCTCGATGCGGGCACCGTCCGGCGCTTGCGCCAGTGCATCCTGCAGCGTGGTGACTTCGCAGGTCGCGCAGACGACCAGATCGGGAGCTTCGGTCGCGGCCGAGACGGGCATCGGCCAGGGGATGCCAACGATCAGCAGGATGGCGGCAACAACGATGATCCGGGAGGTTGCCCGGTTAAG encodes:
- a CDS encoding cation-translocating P-type ATPase yields the protein MTTTRLQSTQERLRDPLARRMLLTVVSGALILLALVGIYVLGRPGVGPWLMTAAALVAGSDIAMRAINALRIRQISIELLVTIAASGALIIGEYWEAAAVTFLFMLGAYLEARTLSKTRQALAELIELAPETALVERDGDVVEVGIGAVAVGETVVVKPGGRIPVDGVVINGSAAVDESAITGEPIPESKAAESGVYAGTIALNGLLRVRVAGVGGETMLGRIIERVEEAQDTKAPAQRFIERFARWYTPAIMGLSLVAWIITRNVELTLTLLVIGCPGALVISTPVSVMAGIGRAARRGILIKGGEHLEQAGSITAVAFDKTGTLTEGRPSLTDVVALQPMTAHANHHSLLDNTGWDADQQAVLRWAAIAEAGSEHPLAQPILDAAPGGPVPSADDFSVYPGRGVVTTHNGHTIGVGNAVLMHELDVPVSRQVETRMERLKQTGRTAVMVALDGSLIGILGIADAVRQDAAATVARLRQDGIKRILMLTGDDRLTAQAVAEQVGISEVHAGLMPDEKLEIIRSLQAEGYVVAMAGDGINDAPALVAADAGVAMGTAGTDVAIETADIALVGDDLRKLPEAIGLSRATVRNIRQNVAVALITVGALLGGVLLGEVHMAGGMFVHQASVLLVTANGMRVLRGGRNRTVRSRGNGAMPQPAQAETRDALPA
- a CDS encoding cytochrome c; amino-acid sequence: MKRACAVLAVVLLLVVGVACGSSEDAKPATSVVGASTAGASPVATQVEAAATESASEAAPEGTTGGAAPAEGDAENGKSLATSLGCVACHSVDGSALVGPTWKGVYGHEVTLTDGSKVTVDDAYIHESIVDPNAKVVEGFAPIMPSFKGQVDDQQIADIIAYIKTLQ
- a CDS encoding nitrous oxide reductase accessory protein NosL, with the protein product MTTRLLRLPGLLILIVLTAITLAGCGGEARADQPPEIKYGVDTCSRCHMIISEEKYASGLVASDGTTMIFDDIGEMIATVQDDGLNERRVWVHDFDSVEWIDGTTAFYVDSHDLMTPMGMGVVAFSSKDAAEKLAAEKSGTVRDWEAMLVEWEMHGHGH
- a CDS encoding ABC transporter permease, with translation MLLMVPLIGLTIGAQSIVSDRQDRSLEYMLALPVSPAEVFFGKYLGAALSLVLMLVFGFGWAGVALAARGAAGSPSDFALLVGMTILLGLAMLSVGFLISSFSPQTAAALGIAVSIWLVLIIIGDLGLMGSSLVMRLQPSTLLIATLTNPLDAYKLLSVNVLHTSLEVLGPAGVYAIDRFGSALTTVLFGAIALWIIVPLPVGYWIFRKVDVR
- a CDS encoding ABC transporter ATP-binding protein, which gives rise to MAVDFAAEAFPAVRPRTRFVDDAPLMAAPAIADLPGIAGQSTSQRLVGGAVWLLIGGAALGMILSVRRRSPVAAVTPNESTEAPMSTPAPVAAARPQPDIPSADAVVAVRNVTKRYGRVAAVDAMSFSADRAEAIALWGPNGAGKTTILRCLLGVARYSGDIRINGANPARDGRGARRQVGYVPQDLAPSAMTVAEMVEFVAALKRAPSDEGFAHLEMLGIADARDKTLSALSGGMKQRLALALALIGDPSILLLDEPTANLDAAGRAELLDLLREQKQRGKTLIFSSHRPDDILALADRILLMRAGQLEEIVTPQEFAAATGSESRLIVTLSNGHATEAAETLASLGLSADISGKRLVVTIEHREKARVLSALARRGVEIDDFELERGLWTGQQ
- the nosD gene encoding nitrous oxide reductase family maturation protein NosD, giving the protein MTARLNRATSRIIVVAAILLIVGIPWPMPVSAATEAPDLVVCATCEVTTLQDALAQAPDGARIEVRGGSYAAPLVIDRDVELIGIDRPVIDGGGEGTIIHATGAAVTISGFIIRGTGTTLDHEDSGILVEKGHATIVDNIIEDSLFGIYLKESPGSILRDNIVRSKPLPIALRGDGVKVWYSDDMVIEGNQADDGRDVILWYSNRGIVRNNEFNGGRYGLHLMFSDSATVEYNSLSQNSIGLYIMYSRDAIVRGNILSNNHGPSGGGLGLKDVDGLTVEANRFVNNRIGAQVDTSPREPNIEHYWIGNVFAYNEVALGIMPSVKRNTLTENSFIDNVQNVTILGGGELKGITWSVDGRGNYWSDYAGYDANGDGVGDVPYLSQHLFESLMDDHPQLRLFLFQPGRDGGRLRR